TTCTGCATCTTCATACGGGGCGTCGTATGTCCAAAACTTAGAAAGGCACCCGACGAACACATTGGTGCAAAGGTTCCAGTCGTTACCACATCTACTTCTTGAGCTGCTTTGGAGAGACCTTTTTCCTCTACCAGAGCGATCAGTTCTTCTGCCGTCACAACAACGGCATGACCTGCTTTAATCTTGGCATTGATCTCCGAGTACGTCTTTTCAACACCCATGTTATCTCCACCTCCAGATTTGTTACCTTTATGCGTTAGCCGTGAGAAGGCCAAGTGTCCCTGTAGCCAAGGACAGCGAGAAGGGACCCACCGAAATTGTTGTTTGTCGATTGATATTGAGTTTGATAATAGAAAAAGACCCCTTCCAAGATAGAAGAGGTCTTAAATTACATCATCGACACTCCTCTCATCTGCCAGAAGAATCCTCTTCTGCAAGAATTAGCACCATGCTTTGCGCAAGCCATAAATATTACAACATACAAAGCGGGTTGCCGGGTTTCATTGGGCTAGTCCCTCCACCACTCCGGATAAGAGTATACCTTATTCAATTCATACGCTGAGTCTAACATTTGTATTATATCATGTCAATACAAATTTGCGTATATTAATACAGATAAACTACTAACCAAGTTATTAATGCTTAAATCATTGCTTGACCTTATTTAATTTAAGTTTCACTCTTTTATCACCAATGTTTTCACACTATTCCCACTAATATTGTTCACTTACGTGAACCTTCAACTGAAAATTTGTGGAAATTGAAGATTCATTATATCCCAAAAAGTGGGCATTGAATCTCTTCTCATTTCGTGCTAAATTTGTATTGTACAAGTTATCTAAAAGAAATTATAGACATTAGCGCAAAAATTAAACCTCCGGACGCGGGGGTTTCTTTCTTTTTAAACGAAGAAATCATAACCTTTTACATTTAAGGGTATTCTAAATGTGTTGCAACATTTAAAGGGAGGGATACCATTGGAGCCACGCGAACCGAGTAAACGACCATTTCCTAAACGTGAAGTAATGCCATGTAATCATCAGGCTGACCAAGACGGACGAACGGACTATGGTCGAGATAAGGAAACAACATACAAAGGATAGACTAAACAACGACAATCCCTTTTCTTAGTGCATTAATATCTCGGCATAGGGAAACCTAGTTTAAGGCTTCAAAGGAGGTATTTTAAATGTCAAATAGAACGACCGATAAAGCACAGACAGGAAAACCAGACAGAGGGAAAAATTCCCCCTTCAAGAAGAAAACACCTCAAAGCCGGGCATAAGCCCGGCTTTTCGTTTGAAAGGATTCTATAGAAGGAAACTTTCTGGTATAATGACTATAATTATACTTAATTCAAGACGCGCCTATTATTCTAAGAGGATGAAAAGGTGTCAATTTCACTAAATGTTTTTTCATTTGTTAATTGTAACTTGTTAGCAATTAACACTCAAGTAATAAACTTAAAGGTGGTAACCATGAAAAAAATTGAAGCTATTATTAGGCCAGAGAAACTGAATGATGTAAAGGACGCTCTGTCGAATATTGGAGTAAACGGGATGACGATCTCTAATGTTATGGGTTTCGGAAAACAGAAAGGTCACACTCAAATTTACCGTGGTCAAGAAATCGTATCGAAACTTTTGCCCAAGATAAAACTCGAGGTTGTCATTCCTACTAAAAAAGCCGATGAAGTCATCGCCACGATTGTTAATACCTCTAAAACGGGGGAATTTGGGGATGGTAAAATTTTTGTCTTTGATGTAGCGGATACGATCCGTATTCGAACAGGCGAACACGGCGACGATGCGATTTAAATGGAAACTCCCTCACTAAATTCAAAATCGGGATAAGCATTTTCTCGATGCTGTGTTAAATCTAATCCGTTGACTTGCTCATCATCGGTTGCCCGAAGAGGAGTAAATATTGCTATGCCCTTTAATACTAGCAACGTCATAATCCCAGTAAATAAATAGGTAACAGCCACTGCTAGGAGTTGGATTAAGACTGGTTCAATTCCTCCACCATTCATTAAACCATTTTTACCCTGAGGATTAACACTCAGATCAGCAAAAATACCCGTTGCAATGGTGCCCCAAGTACCTCCAATACCGTGGATTCCGAAAACGTCCAAAGCATCATCATAACCCAGCTTAACTTTCAAGAAACTCACAGCTAGATAACATATTCCACCCGCGATAAATCCAATGAATAGCGAACTACCCGTTGAAACGTACCCTGCTGCAGGCGTGATTGCTACGAGTGCCGCAATAATTCCACTGACCGCTCCAAAAACGGTGACCTGGCGCCGGTGAAGCCATTCGACAAGAGCCCACCCGATCATGCCTGCTGCCCCCGCTATTTGGGTTGTAGCCAGGGCCAGCACTGCCACCCCATTGGCTCCCATGGCACCTCCTGCGTTAAAGCCGAACCAACCAAACCACAATAACCCTCCACCGAAAAGGACGTTCGGCATA
The sequence above is a segment of the Desulfosporosinus sp. Sb-LF genome. Coding sequences within it:
- a CDS encoding P-II family nitrogen regulator, coding for MKKIEAIIRPEKLNDVKDALSNIGVNGMTISNVMGFGKQKGHTQIYRGQEIVSKLLPKIKLEVVIPTKKADEVIATIVNTSKTGEFGDGKIFVFDVADTIRIRTGEHGDDAI
- a CDS encoding ammonium transporter — translated: MTSLNTGDISFVFICTILVFLMTPGLALFYGGMVRKRNVLSIMMQSYAALGLVTVIWVLFGYSLAFGPDHGHLIGSLDWAGLRGVGLLPNPDYAPTIPHLLFFLFQLMFAIITPAVISGSTAERLRFPAFILFVFLWSTFVYIPLAHWVWGVGGWLRNLGVLDFAGGTVVEMASGVSGLVAALIIGKRLKVGYEWNIPHHMPNVLFGGGLLWFGWFGFNAGGAMGANGVAVLALATTQIAGAAGMIGWALVEWLHRRQVTVFGAVSGIIAALVAITPAAGYVSTGSSLFIGFIAGGICYLAVSFLKVKLGYDDALDVFGIHGIGGTWGTIATGIFADLSVNPQGKNGLMNGGGIEPVLIQLLAVAVTYLFTGIMTLLVLKGIAIFTPLRATDDEQVNGLDLTQHRENAYPDFEFSEGVSI